The following are encoded in a window of Spirochaetales bacterium genomic DNA:
- the rdgB gene encoding RdgB/HAM1 family non-canonical purine NTP pyrophosphatase, with translation MKITLASRNRGKANEFRRLFPGHTIILSEEAGVDFSFKEDGSSFLENATGKARMLYSLLRQPVIADDSGLCVTALDGKPGVRSARFGFDTKGRLLTDREKNDYLLSLLESKDNRTAFFVCCMVLMLSPYRLFVSQETLNGEICRRQTGKNGFGYDPVFFLPERNKTVAELDDREKDELSHRGKAARHMLTVIDSMEKSL, from the coding sequence ATGAAAATCACACTTGCATCAAGAAACAGGGGAAAAGCAAACGAGTTCCGACGGCTTTTCCCCGGACACACGATCATATTGAGCGAGGAAGCCGGGGTCGATTTTTCTTTCAAAGAGGACGGATCGAGTTTTCTGGAAAACGCGACGGGAAAAGCACGCATGCTTTACTCACTTCTGCGACAGCCCGTTATCGCCGACGATTCCGGTCTCTGTGTTACCGCCCTCGACGGAAAACCGGGGGTCCGTTCCGCACGGTTCGGTTTCGATACAAAAGGCCGGCTTCTTACCGACCGTGAAAAAAACGATTATCTTCTTTCCCTCCTCGAAAGCAAAGATAACCGGACGGCGTTCTTTGTCTGCTGTATGGTACTCATGCTCTCACCATACCGGTTGTTTGTTTCCCAGGAAACCTTGAACGGGGAAATCTGCCGGCGACAAACAGGGAAAAACGGATTCGGTTACGATCCCGTCTTTTTCCTTCCGGAAAGAAATAAAACGGTTGCCGAACTCGACGACCGGGAAAAGGACGAACTTTCACACAGGGGGAAAGCGGCGCGTCATATGCTTACTGTCATCGATTCGATGGAAAAATCGTTGTAG
- a CDS encoding septal ring lytic transglycosylase RlpA family protein: MAYNLSRGHGIAVVPILIFYPDLSITKVMKLAFPLIFLIVSICCYAEETGYASWYGNKFHGRLTASGETYDMNKLTAAHKSLPFGTYVRVMNLMNGKSIVVKINDRGPFVKGRIIDLSRAAAEEIDMLGAGVVKVAVKKVAEKERTERYEIQVGSFSKEENARTVKTLLEEKGLAAGIVHAAGSYYRVLVGNIDEHSIKQTIGVLDELGFTDVLVRKKKLY; the protein is encoded by the coding sequence ATGGCATACAATCTTTCAAGGGGGCATGGAATCGCGGTCGTCCCGATTTTAATTTTTTATCCCGATTTGTCGATAACTAAGGTGATGAAGCTTGCCTTTCCTTTAATATTCCTCATTGTTTCGATTTGCTGTTATGCAGAAGAAACAGGGTATGCGTCCTGGTACGGCAACAAATTTCACGGCCGGCTGACGGCCAGCGGTGAAACCTATGACATGAACAAGCTTACCGCCGCCCATAAAAGCCTTCCGTTCGGAACATATGTCCGGGTGATGAACCTCATGAACGGGAAAAGTATCGTCGTGAAAATAAACGACCGGGGTCCGTTTGTCAAAGGAAGAATTATCGACCTTTCCCGTGCCGCCGCAGAGGAAATCGATATGCTCGGGGCCGGGGTGGTAAAGGTCGCCGTCAAAAAAGTCGCTGAAAAGGAGCGAACGGAACGCTATGAGATCCAGGTCGGTTCATTTTCAAAAGAAGAAAATGCCCGGACGGTAAAGACGCTGCTGGAGGAAAAGGGGTTGGCCGCCGGCATAGTCCATGCAGCCGGGTCTTATTATCGCGTGCTGGTCGGGAATATCGATGAACACTCGATAAAACAAACGATCGGTGTGCTCGATGAACTCGGGTTTACCGATGTGCTTGTGAGGAAGAAAAAGCTCTATTGA
- a CDS encoding lysine--tRNA ligase: MKEKGSHWADAIAERIIHTKGEKDRYVCASGITPSGTVHIGNFREIISVDLVVRALREKGKQVRFIYSWDDYDVFRKVPANMPNKEMLEGYLRKPIVVTPDPYGKEESYARKNEKEVESVLPVVGIFPEYIYQAQQYGGSVYAEYMKTALDKKGIIIGILNKHRSEPLPETWWPVSVFCGNCQKDTTRITSYDEAYTIGYECSSCNHSETLDIRKANNVKLFWRIDWPMRWKFEQVDFEPAGKEHHSSGGSFDTARVIAGEVYDYDPPVTFKYDFISIKGQGGKISSSLGNVLSLSDVLEIYQPEVVRYLFAGTRPDTEFAVSFDLDVIKIYEDYDRCERVYFEAETVSEKKKEKEKRIYELSQVNSVPGSFPLQVPFRHLCNLLQINNGNIDDCMASLDAGEGDVYDRLRTRAVCAWNWITTYAPDTFRFSLRPPDAEAIPLDSSQKEAVSALRKELASSFDSFDEKSLSEFFYTIAGNNDMDPKELYKTLYRVLIGKEMGPRLAAFILTIGKERIISLLEPY, encoded by the coding sequence ATGAAGGAAAAAGGCAGTCATTGGGCGGACGCGATCGCTGAAAGAATTATTCATACAAAGGGAGAAAAAGACCGATACGTCTGCGCATCGGGGATCACACCGTCCGGAACGGTTCATATCGGGAATTTCAGGGAAATCATCTCCGTCGATCTTGTCGTGAGGGCACTCAGGGAAAAAGGCAAACAGGTAAGGTTCATCTATTCATGGGACGATTACGATGTGTTCCGCAAGGTCCCCGCCAATATGCCGAACAAGGAGATGCTCGAAGGGTATCTTCGCAAGCCGATTGTCGTCACACCCGATCCGTACGGAAAAGAAGAGAGTTACGCCCGGAAGAACGAGAAAGAAGTCGAGTCGGTACTTCCCGTTGTCGGGATCTTCCCCGAATATATCTACCAGGCGCAGCAGTACGGCGGATCGGTCTACGCCGAATATATGAAGACCGCGCTGGATAAAAAGGGAATCATTATCGGTATTCTCAACAAACACAGATCAGAACCCCTCCCCGAAACATGGTGGCCGGTCTCCGTGTTCTGCGGCAATTGCCAAAAGGATACCACCCGTATCACGAGTTACGATGAGGCGTATACGATAGGATACGAATGTTCATCATGCAATCATTCGGAAACCCTCGATATCAGAAAGGCCAATAATGTGAAACTTTTCTGGCGTATCGACTGGCCGATGAGATGGAAATTCGAACAGGTCGATTTCGAGCCGGCCGGCAAAGAGCACCATTCAAGCGGCGGGTCTTTCGATACCGCTCGTGTCATTGCCGGGGAAGTCTACGATTATGATCCCCCGGTTACCTTTAAATACGATTTTATCAGTATCAAGGGCCAGGGGGGAAAGATCTCATCGTCCCTCGGGAATGTCCTTAGTCTTTCCGATGTTCTCGAGATATACCAGCCCGAGGTGGTCCGGTACCTTTTTGCCGGAACACGACCGGACACCGAGTTTGCCGTTTCTTTCGATCTCGACGTGATAAAAATCTATGAAGACTACGACCGGTGCGAGCGTGTGTACTTTGAAGCGGAGACGGTGTCGGAAAAGAAAAAGGAAAAGGAAAAACGTATCTATGAACTTTCGCAGGTCAATTCGGTTCCCGGAAGCTTTCCCCTCCAGGTACCGTTTCGACATCTTTGTAACCTGCTTCAAATAAACAACGGGAATATCGATGATTGTATGGCATCGCTTGATGCCGGAGAGGGAGACGTATATGACCGTCTCCGGACTCGTGCGGTTTGCGCGTGGAACTGGATTACCACCTATGCCCCGGATACATTCAGATTCTCCTTAAGGCCGCCGGATGCGGAAGCGATTCCCCTCGATTCCTCCCAAAAGGAAGCCGTTTCTGCACTCAGAAAGGAGCTGGCGTCCTCTTTTGATTCATTCGATGAAAAGAGTCTTTCGGAGTTTTTTTATACGATTGCCGGGAACAACGATATGGATCCAAAAGAACTTTATAAAACCCTGTATCGTGTTCTCATCGGCAAGGAAATGGGCCCCCGCCTCGCCGCATTTATACTCACCATCGGCAAAGAGCGGATTATCAGTCTTCTGGAACCGTATTAA
- a CDS encoding SpoIIE family protein phosphatase — protein MKKTEKREMILPHISYHKVLDQIKDGIFITDIKQKIVYWNFGAAELTGYKSSEIVGRFCYDIGALCKKDHRGHTLCSPEACPLAKALIENKSGIYPHLVFMMTKRKEELPVSINVGPIHDIEGKIVGGICVFRDMRDEYRQRRLAGEIQRKMVTLGKIRKNGVFIETIYKPVEEIGGDFLEAFFLDDKSLVITVADATGHGISASLFTVIYKTLLHSSFAFLHNPVEVLRNVNHGFLKTSQIDGYYITAAMVIYNPVTRTGKYASAGHPPALIFRKTDAGYQLKQELCIRSLMIGVEDNVQFSEIDFQLDNDEFLFLFSDGLYEAECKGGQFGTEGIKRFFSSYSGYDLLNDLLLHLNEQSIYVELIDDVSMIKLEPSLNF, from the coding sequence ATGAAGAAAACGGAAAAAAGAGAGATGATATTGCCTCACATTTCCTATCACAAAGTACTGGATCAGATCAAGGATGGAATCTTTATCACGGATATCAAACAGAAGATCGTCTACTGGAATTTCGGGGCGGCGGAACTGACCGGTTATAAGTCCTCGGAAATTGTCGGCCGGTTTTGCTATGATATCGGTGCTTTGTGCAAAAAGGATCACAGGGGGCATACACTCTGCAGCCCGGAAGCGTGCCCTCTGGCAAAAGCGCTTATTGAAAACAAATCGGGGATTTATCCTCATCTCGTCTTTATGATGACAAAGCGAAAGGAAGAATTGCCTGTTTCGATCAATGTCGGACCGATTCATGATATAGAAGGCAAGATTGTCGGCGGAATATGTGTTTTCAGGGATATGAGGGATGAATACCGTCAGCGAAGACTGGCCGGTGAAATACAACGGAAAATGGTTACCCTGGGCAAGATAAGGAAAAACGGGGTTTTCATCGAAACGATCTATAAACCGGTCGAGGAGATCGGGGGTGATTTCCTCGAGGCTTTTTTTCTCGATGATAAAAGCCTTGTCATTACCGTCGCGGATGCGACGGGCCACGGTATCTCCGCATCCCTTTTCACCGTCATCTATAAAACCCTTCTCCACTCGTCGTTTGCCTTTCTTCATAATCCGGTGGAAGTCCTTCGTAATGTCAATCACGGATTCCTGAAAACAAGCCAGATCGATGGTTATTATATTACGGCGGCGATGGTTATATACAATCCGGTAACGCGTACGGGCAAGTACGCTTCCGCGGGTCATCCTCCCGCCCTTATATTCAGAAAAACCGATGCGGGATATCAGCTGAAACAGGAACTCTGCATACGGTCCCTGATGATCGGTGTGGAAGATAATGTGCAATTCTCGGAGATCGACTTTCAACTCGACAATGACGAGTTTTTGTTTCTCTTTTCGGACGGCCTCTACGAAGCGGAGTGCAAGGGGGGACAGTTCGGTACCGAAGGGATCAAGCGGTTTTTTTCATCTTATTCGGGATATGATCTTTTGAACGACCTTCTCCTTCACCTTAACGAACAGAGTATTTATGTCGAGCTTATTGATGACGTCAGTATGATAAAACTGGAACCCTCGTTGAATTTTTAA
- the rpiA gene encoding ribose-5-phosphate isomerase RpiA — protein MKDHEIKQHIGKTVVDELVRDGMKLGMGTGSTAVEALRYIKQKRDRGELMNLFIVPTSIQTELECRQYGMPLWSLNDSAIGGRLDLTIDGADEIDPEWNLIKGGGGALLLEKIVAFYSSSYAIIAENRKLVEYLGQTHPIPVEVVPSAVFPVIKTLESIGATCSLRLALQIAGPVITKQGNLLLDISMNTAFDPVEMEQKINQIPGIMENGIFTLPVTDLFIGHDDGRVEHREKRG, from the coding sequence ATGAAAGATCATGAGATAAAACAACATATCGGCAAGACCGTTGTCGATGAGCTGGTGCGTGACGGTATGAAATTGGGAATGGGTACCGGATCAACGGCAGTCGAGGCCCTGAGATATATTAAACAAAAGCGCGATCGGGGTGAGTTAATGAATCTATTCATTGTTCCGACCAGCATTCAGACAGAGCTGGAATGCAGACAATACGGCATGCCGCTCTGGAGTCTGAACGACAGTGCAATCGGGGGGCGTCTTGACCTTACCATTGACGGGGCGGATGAAATCGATCCCGAATGGAATCTTATAAAAGGCGGCGGCGGCGCCCTGCTCCTCGAGAAAATCGTAGCCTTTTATTCATCATCGTATGCAATTATCGCTGAAAACCGGAAACTGGTGGAATATCTCGGCCAGACGCATCCGATTCCCGTCGAAGTCGTTCCGTCCGCAGTTTTTCCGGTCATAAAAACACTGGAAAGCATTGGGGCGACCTGTTCGTTGCGGCTTGCCCTGCAAATCGCCGGACCGGTCATCACCAAACAGGGCAACCTGCTTCTCGACATTTCCATGAATACGGCATTCGATCCTGTCGAAATGGAACAAAAGATCAATCAAATTCCCGGAATTATGGAAAACGGCATCTTTACGCTGCCGGTTACCGATCTCTTTATCGGCCATGATGACGGGAGGGTGGAACACCGGGAAAAACGCGGATAA
- the pgi gene encoding glucose-6-phosphate isomerase: MTPVTSSKEWKALEDHYIEMSKVHMKTLFAEDPDRVKKFSLADCGLYVDFSKNIITDRTLELLGNLAVYAGLEEAKKAMRSGEKINETENRAVLHIALRNRSNAPIEVDGEDVMPDVNGVLAKMRDFTFRVQSGLWRGYSGRKIRYVVNIGIGGSDLGPHMITEALRPYANGPETLFVSNVDATHLVETLKKVRLDETLFIVASKTFTTQETLTNAKSAREAVLTYYNGCEAAVARHFVAISTNEAAVREFGIDTQNMFEFWDWVGGRYSSWSAIGLSIMLRIGYENFIEFLCGGHDMDEHFFRKPLRENIPASLALIGIWYNNFFGAQTCAILPYDQYLHRLPAYLQQADMESNGKYVDKAGNKVDYQTAPVIWGEPGTNGQHAFYQLIHQGTKLIPADFIAPAVSHNPAGDHHRKLIANFIAQTEALMNGKTFEEVKSDTALVAKLKKGGYSDRDIDKLLKYKVFLGNKPSNSIMFKKLTPRVLGSLIAMYEHKIFVQGVIWNIYSYDQWGVELGKKLAQTILADLDKDMKTPGVKPAHDSSTNALIRYYCDNIE, from the coding sequence ATGACACCGGTTACATCGTCAAAGGAATGGAAGGCGCTCGAAGATCATTATATTGAAATGTCGAAGGTCCATATGAAAACCTTGTTCGCGGAAGACCCGGATCGCGTTAAAAAGTTCAGTCTGGCGGATTGCGGTCTTTATGTCGACTTCAGCAAGAACATCATCACGGACCGTACCCTCGAATTACTCGGAAACCTCGCCGTGTATGCCGGGCTTGAAGAGGCGAAAAAGGCGATGAGAAGCGGGGAAAAGATCAATGAGACCGAAAACCGCGCGGTACTCCATATCGCGTTGAGAAACAGATCGAATGCGCCGATCGAAGTCGACGGTGAGGACGTGATGCCGGATGTCAACGGGGTACTGGCAAAGATGAGGGATTTTACCTTCAGGGTGCAAAGCGGATTGTGGAGGGGCTACAGCGGAAGAAAAATTCGGTATGTGGTCAATATCGGCATCGGCGGCTCAGATCTCGGGCCGCATATGATTACCGAGGCATTACGGCCGTACGCGAACGGCCCCGAGACCTTGTTCGTGTCGAACGTCGATGCCACTCATCTTGTTGAAACACTGAAAAAAGTCAGGCTCGATGAAACCCTGTTTATCGTCGCGTCAAAGACCTTTACGACCCAGGAAACCCTCACGAACGCAAAAAGTGCCCGGGAAGCGGTCCTTACGTATTACAACGGGTGTGAAGCCGCCGTCGCCAGGCATTTTGTCGCGATTTCGACGAATGAAGCCGCCGTCCGGGAGTTCGGGATCGATACGCAAAATATGTTCGAGTTCTGGGACTGGGTGGGAGGAAGGTATTCCTCCTGGTCTGCCATCGGTCTTTCCATTATGTTACGAATCGGGTACGAGAATTTTATCGAATTTTTATGCGGCGGCCATGACATGGACGAGCATTTTTTCAGAAAACCGCTCCGGGAAAATATACCGGCCTCCCTTGCCCTTATCGGCATATGGTACAACAACTTTTTCGGCGCCCAGACCTGCGCCATTCTGCCGTATGACCAGTACCTCCACCGGCTTCCCGCGTATTTGCAGCAGGCCGATATGGAATCGAACGGGAAATATGTCGATAAGGCGGGAAACAAAGTCGATTATCAGACCGCCCCCGTTATCTGGGGGGAACCGGGAACAAACGGCCAGCACGCCTTCTATCAGCTGATCCACCAGGGAACGAAACTCATCCCCGCCGACTTTATCGCCCCGGCTGTTTCGCACAATCCGGCCGGAGACCACCACCGGAAACTGATCGCCAATTTCATTGCACAGACTGAAGCGCTTATGAACGGAAAAACATTCGAAGAAGTGAAATCGGATACGGCACTCGTTGCAAAGCTGAAAAAGGGAGGGTATTCGGATCGGGATATCGACAAGCTTCTGAAATACAAGGTTTTTTTGGGAAACAAGCCATCGAACAGTATCATGTTCAAAAAACTCACGCCGCGGGTGCTCGGATCGCTTATTGCGATGTATGAACACAAGATATTCGTGCAGGGAGTGATCTGGAATATTTACAGCTACGATCAATGGGGTGTGGAACTCGGGAAAAAGCTGGCGCAAACGATACTCGCGGATCTTGACAAGGATATGAAAACCCCCGGCGTGAAGCCGGCTCACGACAGTTCCACAAACGCCCTTATCCGGTATTATTGTGATAACATCGAATAG
- a CDS encoding serine hydroxymethyltransferase: MFSPLEQYDPQIYELIRQEQARQSGSLRLIPSENYVSRAVMLATGSCLTNKYAEGYPGKRYYEGQQVTDLIETVAIERAKKVFKADHANVQPYSGSVANFGAYNSLAKPGDTIMGLELSSGGHLTHGSKGSITSKIFNAVNYTVDYKTGKLDYDEIEKLAVKVHPKIIISGYTAYPREIDFKRFGEIAKKAGAFHVSDIAHIAGLVVAGLHPSPVPYADIVASTTHKTLRGPRGGMLLCKQEHANKVDKTIFPGQQGGPHMHTITAIAVALAEADTVEFIEYAKQIIKNAKRLAEKLLEYGFDLVSGGTDNHLLLIDLRNKGIPGKKAAKAFDRARIVTNFNTIPGDPASPFNPNGIRLGTPAVTTRGMREEQMDSIARYIHTVIENIDNESVIEKVGREVLMLCSQFPVPGHFILPGKSISHPLTNKAL, encoded by the coding sequence ATGTTTTCACCGCTTGAACAATACGACCCCCAGATTTACGAACTTATCCGGCAGGAACAGGCGCGGCAAAGCGGATCACTCCGCCTTATTCCCTCTGAAAATTACGTGTCGCGCGCCGTCATGCTCGCCACGGGGAGTTGTCTTACCAATAAATACGCCGAAGGGTACCCCGGAAAACGGTATTACGAAGGACAGCAGGTGACGGACCTCATCGAAACGGTCGCAATCGAACGGGCCAAGAAGGTGTTCAAGGCAGATCACGCCAATGTCCAGCCGTACTCCGGATCGGTGGCGAACTTCGGTGCCTATAATTCGCTCGCAAAACCGGGAGACACGATCATGGGTCTGGAACTCAGTTCAGGCGGGCATTTAACGCATGGTTCCAAAGGAAGCATAACAAGCAAGATTTTCAATGCCGTCAATTACACGGTCGATTACAAAACGGGAAAACTCGACTATGACGAGATCGAAAAACTCGCCGTGAAGGTGCATCCGAAGATTATCATTTCCGGTTATACGGCGTATCCCCGCGAGATCGATTTCAAGCGTTTCGGCGAGATCGCGAAAAAAGCCGGGGCGTTTCATGTCAGTGATATCGCCCATATCGCGGGTCTTGTCGTGGCCGGGCTGCATCCGAGCCCGGTCCCCTATGCCGATATCGTGGCATCGACGACCCACAAAACACTGAGGGGCCCGCGGGGCGGCATGCTTCTCTGCAAACAGGAACACGCGAACAAGGTCGACAAGACCATCTTCCCGGGCCAGCAGGGGGGGCCGCACATGCATACGATTACGGCGATCGCCGTCGCGCTTGCCGAAGCGGATACGGTCGAGTTCATCGAGTACGCCAAACAGATCATAAAAAACGCGAAACGCCTCGCGGAGAAGCTTCTCGAATACGGATTCGATCTTGTTTCCGGGGGCACCGACAACCACCTTCTTCTCATCGATTTGCGGAACAAGGGAATTCCGGGAAAGAAGGCCGCCAAGGCCTTTGACCGCGCGCGGATCGTGACGAACTTCAACACGATTCCGGGTGATCCGGCATCGCCGTTTAATCCCAATGGTATCCGTCTGGGAACACCAGCGGTGACGACACGGGGCATGAGAGAGGAACAGATGGACTCCATCGCCCGGTATATCCATACCGTTATCGAGAATATCGACAACGAATCCGTTATCGAGAAGGTGGGAAGGGAAGTATTGATGCTCTGTTCGCAATTTCCCGTGCCAGGCCACTTTATCCTTCCGGGAAAATCGATCAGTCATCCGCTTACGAATAAAGCGTTATAG